Genomic window (Larimichthys crocea isolate SSNF unplaced genomic scaffold, L_crocea_2.0 scaffold97, whole genome shotgun sequence):
TGAATGAAGTTTGATCAGTTCCATTCAAACGGAGGACATATCAGGAATATAGTGCAATATCTGCTTAAGTGTAATAAGATGACACCTAAGCAGAGCTATCAGGCGCCTCAAAGTGACAGGCAACCTTACATACCTTCCTTCATTCTCCTCTCAGGCAAATTCCTTTCttgctgtctttctgtctgtttctcaaCTGTTCTTCTCtcatttttactcttttttttctttttccacaggAGTTAAGACAAACATAACATCTTCAGCTCTGTACTTTTCTATCCTGGGTTTTAAGTAGCAACCAGCAGTTCTACAGCTCTTTCGGTCGGTTGGTCGGTCAGTTGGTTGATCTACAAGAATTTCCACACCCTTTGAGCCCTAGGAGGTTGAAATTTGCCATGGAGGTcaagtgtgtctgtttatgcCAATTGGCTAAATGGGGAAACAGCAATGGGAGTGCCCTGTTGCAAAAAGGGGAACAGCTTTCCAAATGGATTCTGTCTGGACAAGACTTTGTGGAAAGTTAGTCATGAGCTAAAGGACAGCTGATTAACGGTTGCCAATTTGTCTATCAGTTCATTGGTCCACAAAGCTGTGCCAATGCTAGCAACTGCATCTTTCCGTGTACCCGTATCCATGAGGCTGAAATTTCACAAAGTGTTTGTGAGCCCATGAATATCACATTTTCTGCTGggtggttttattattattattattaaagatatgtttttgtctttacttgatagagacagctgaatagtgacaggaatgtggggagagacgTGCAGGAGAGAGCCACAGGTCTCATAGGCATCTCTATTCTCTCCTAATGTAATGAAGGTGTTCCGTCAATGATCAATCATCAAGCCCTATCGTCAGTATAATTTCTTATAATAGAAATGTTGATACATAACATAATCTACAATAATAACTCTTGCGGTGCAGATACTCACTACATAAGTTGACCAATCACACTGCTGTGCTTAAGACCCACTTCCTACCTATAGCCAATCATACTGAGCAGTGGGGGGGCCGGGGAGGTTGAGTCTGTGCACTGCTAGCTACTGTATGAAGTGGGCTTGACTGCAGGTAGTTAGCCTCAGCCTAATCTAATGATGCATACTTCCCCCTGTTTATGGCAGCCGGGGAAGGAGAGCGCTAGCCTGTGCTTGTCTGCTGCTGAGAATGCCCATTAATGCTCTTTTCCCCCTCAGGTGATGACCACCTGAGCTATCAAAGACAAGTGTGTCTGTAAcaccaccctcccctcccctcccctccccctcctctctcctcccctcccctccccatcctcctcctccccctctcattgCACTCCATCCCCACCCCGCCTTTGCTCCGACCTTCACCCAGACACACGCTGTACAGATGCTTCATCATCACAAATGCTGCTCAGTACAATCTAGGACAACCACATGCAgtcctctgttttctgttctaGTTTTATTTGccaggtttttgtttgttgtgctattattataattatatatatataaaaaatacattcatttattgCCTGGCTATCCTCTGTTGCTCTCCATCAGCATATCAATCCTCTAAACATCTTGAGCACTAGTAGATGTGGCCACAGAGCAGTTTGGATCTGACAAAATGGATTAACTTCACCCAGCACCAACATGTTCTCATTTAGTCTtggagttattttttttatattactgCTAGGTTATGTAACCTAAATATGGTTATTCTTACTCGCATATTGTGTGACATTCAAAATTGTTGAGTATAGACATATTATTTAGAATCAgtaacaaatacagaaaaacactcTTCTGCAGTTAAAAAGCATGTGAGTTGTGTGCCTTGAGAGTTGAGGGCATTTCATTATTTACCACTGACAGAACAGAAAGCATTTTCTATTCATTTTCCTAACCCAGATTTTCCTAAACTATTCCTCAGATCGCCTGCAAGCCAAAGAGAAATGAATGTAACGCAAAAAATCTGCAGCATCATATCATTAAAGGCCTATGAGCAATGTACCTTACTCAAGCGTCGTCTAATAGGAGTTATTAGTAGATATTTTGCACACTAGTCACAAAACATATTTGGGATAACACAGAGGCTCCACAGTTGGCCTAATGATCTTTGGTACAGTGACTTTATGGCACCAGATCTGTCTCTTCTGTACATATCCAGTCCTATAACCCTCTTACAATCCCTCTTCCTTTGTCCAGGAGATTTCAAAACTTCCTGTCAGTGTCCCTAAACCCATAATAGATGCATGTATCTTCCCCTGTCTGATATGCGTGATTCACTGTCCCTGAAACACAGCACCACCTAATCTTGAAGAGAAGATAAAGCTAATTAGGGGAAAGAGACATCAATCACAGCTCGAGGGCTCGTtatgtacatacagtaccaAGAGTGGCATCTCAGTCACTGGGTGTGTTTGAAAGCTTgactcagtcacacacatagctATTATTATGAGTTATGTCAAGAGGAACGTCTTTGACCTGAAGAACGAGAGAGCTGTATTAAATGTTTCCCCCGATTCTGTTGGGACTAACTAGAAAGAGTAAGGGACTAAAATTAGTGCAGAAATCAGTCTCTTTTGTTGAACTGACCTTTGGCAGTATAACTCATCTCAGAGACCAGAAAACTGGCAAACAGCTCTGTTTGGATGTGCAACATACATTAATACAGctgtcacagagacacacacaccctttccGATGATTACAGCAGGTCCAGGGGGTTCACTGAACTCTGAGAAAGGGCAGACAATCACCTTGTAGCTTAAAATATGGCTTATTTAAAGGAAAATTATCTTAACTTCTTTGTTTATAGCAACTTTATACTTCAACTGGTTAAATTTAATGAGACTTCAGTGCACCTTCTTCTGTTTAAAGGCTGTTGTTGTATAAGAGTAGTGTTGGGGtggaaaaaaagccaaaatttTAGGGTGTAGGACTGCATTGATCCTGTAGGTGGAGGTGTAACACTTTCTAtgttacatacagtagatgGACGTATAAGACcttacacataaatatataagaagactataataatttaatttcagaaaTTACACACTATATGATCATTGCTTTTATTAGCCAGTCATTAATGTGCGTCAAACAGGCTTGTGTTGATGGATGACGCTCACGCTGAGCTAACTACTTAGGTGTGAACAGGTATGTAAATAGGCATGGATATTTACTGTGTGACATGCCCTGACAAGAATGGATTATATAGTTTAACAACTCACTGTCAAATAATGATCACAATATACTGTGCATAGGCGAGAAGTGGTGCATAATCAAACATGTATGACAAGTGATAATTACTGTGTAATTATTATAAAACGAACACACAGATAATATTcctcataataaataaaatgatgtcaaaccacactggtgtttttttgttttttaatatattttactaAAATACTTTGCAGTTTGTGAATCTAGcataaaaaatatgatacaTCCATCCATGTTGTGCCtgatacaaaaatacacaatatagAGTAATATAaaattttataatataaaatacttcaaagacgaaaaacaaaaacagcagcacaggttccaagaaaagaaggaaacataGTTGATTAGGCAGTGTAGTGGTGACTCTTACAAAACAGTTTCAGCCTTTACCACAGTGTTATCAAATGACACGTTatcatcagaaaacagaaaactgggAAAAAGTACAGGGAAAAAAGAAGTGGACAGAGTTTACTCACATCTGGTTAGGATAATCAAACCAATGGCTAACTGTTTCATTCTGCTGgtataataaatatttagtaTTTCTCCAAATGTAATATTGTGAATTGAAAATATGGAATGTGTTCTTTGTGGGTTTATGAGCCCTGGAAAATTAACAACATGTACTGTGTATTAGCAATTTAAGtgagaaataaaagataatttgACATTACAAGATTTTCATGCAAATGCAGTGTTTCTCTCCTACAGCACTACTACTCTTACAGCAATGTTTTAATATGAACTTCAACTGGACACAAGCAAGATTAACTACTCAAACCAATCATGACAGACAGTGGTATATTTTATGACATTGTGTTAAATAGTGATATGAAAAGTCCTCAGGAACTGAATTAAGGTCCATAGTGGCCATAGCACATCTCTAACAGTTAGAGTGAGTTGGCTGTGATGAAGACGTAGATCTTGGCGTGGAAAGTGGTAAACGTCCCCTGTCTCCAAAGCTTCATCTCCACGTTAATTAAGAAATCTTTTGGACCCTCGACCTGTCGATGCAAGTACACAGCACCTGTGTAGGCGTTTAGCTTCCGGGTGCTGAAGTAGTTTTCCTCATTTCCCTGCGTGATGCTGACGATAACGTTGTCTCCAGAGTAGGCAGGGGAGGGTCCGATGCGAAAGATCTGAGCAGGGATGACAATGTTGGACTGGAAGCTGAGGTAGTAGTAGGTGATTCTCAGAGGAGAGTTTTGACACTCCAGGTAGTTGGGACAGCTGATTCGCTCACAGCGTCTACAGGGGACACAGGGAAGGCGAGGTAAGGTAAgacaattttttttgtatagcacttttccAAAGCAAGGCAATTCAAGGTTCTCTACatgagacataaaaacatttattttcttttaggGAGAAAAAGTAactcaaaaacagaacaaaacaaaaaaatatgggTATGGGTTTTAAACTAATTTCATCACTTACGTGTCGGAAACTTTGCGGTAGTTTGGTGGACAGTCAAGGGAAAGGCAGCGGTACCCTCCTTGGATGTTGTAGCAGGTCTCAGCTAGAGAGCAGTTATGAGCCCCTGTGGCGCACTCATCAATatctaaaacacacagttaATGCACAAGAACTGCTTTACTGTCTGGAGATGAGGAAATGTGTTGATTGAGGAAAAGCCAAGATTTTTAGTCCAATAAAGTTTTATAGCCTGTGTAATTACTGAGCCCCTGTAAAAGTACCAGTATGTGCATGCATTTTGTTGGTTTGGCATTTTAGACGAGGGATTCACCTCTGCAAGAGCGTCCATTTGGAGACATGGTGTATCCATATTCAGGACAGGCACACTGGTAACTGCCAGGAACGTTCACACACTTATAGGTACACAGATGGCCGATGCTCTGGGAACACTCGTCAATGTCTGGGAGACAAGGAGCAAGTGAATCATGTGAAATAAATCTGGCCAAATATAAATCTGTGATGTTTAATAGAGTGTGCCCCACCTTCGCAGGTGTGCCCATCCTCCCTGAGGTAGTAGCCCTGTCTGCAGTAGCACTGGTAGGAACCATAGATATTGGCACACTCCTGACTGCATGGGCTGGCCAAGCACTCATTCACATCTGGAGATTAGAGGTTAGAGCTCATTACTGTCACAATTGACTTGATCAAAGGattttccatatttttattCCAACATATAAGCAAGATGTTGTTATTAAGTCAATTATGTTTTTACTGGTTTGTGCTTGAACGGATGGTatgatgtacagtataataaattaatcattttactTGCCATCCCTCTTTAACAATATACTGTTCAGTGGCCAGCTTTAATATCAACATGTCAAGGAATCTgtactgttcacacacacatacaagtctggaacatcaacacacacattttcatgcaTATTTTCACGTGCAAattcacaaaaacatacaaGCGCCTGCACCAACTCGTACACATGgatgcacacactctctcacacccATGCAGGCAGACATTAATGCACACATACCTTCACAATTCTTGCCATCGCCGGATAAACGGAAGCCAGAGGTACACAAGCATTCATAGGAGCCTGGGGTGTTCTCACAGGTCTGGGCACACAGGCGGCCTGGGTAGCGCCAGCACTCATTTACATCTGAGAGGAAGAAGCAGTGCCATCATATCTCTGTAAGTGTGTATTGCATTTACGTGTTAGCACCCATGTGTGCAAGTGCACACGTGCAACCAAGCATGGAGCAGGGTTCGCTGCCCTGCACGATCGCGTACATGTGCATGCctgtgcgtgcttgtgtgcaTGTCAACGTGAGTGTGAGGTGAGGGGACCAGCTGCCTGCTGATAGTCTAAACACTTGAGCGGAGTCCATTATCATGAGAGTCACAACATAGTGAATCACAAACAGAGGGAgaagcaacagcaacagcaaggGTAGAACAGAGTCCTCTGCAGCAGGAGACGTGATTGGCCTGGTGGCTACTGCAGGAGCCAGCAGCAGAGCAGGggaaacagaagcagcagctctccCACCGCAGAATAATAAACAGGAGAAGCAGAGTGGGCAGACAAAGAAGAAGGGTGGCTGTACAGTAGTGCGAAACAGTgaaaagacgaaaggaaggaaagagagagcaggaaactGAGAGATGAGAGGGTAAAGGCAAAATGTATGAAGCTTTGTGTCCTCCTAAAACTTAGCATATGTACTCCTTCTGCATGATGATGTATACGATATCCACCATACCTACACACATCCTCCTGAATGAGTCATATTGATAGCCTGTCTGGCATTCACAACGATAGGATCCAGGCAGATTGTGGCACAGCTGGCCCTCTCCACATCGATGTAGACCGCTCTGACATTCATCCACATCtagaagatgaagatgacacATGAATGTTACAGagatgggaaaaaaatcaataaaacgACAACCATAACCATCAACTGCCACGAAAATCATGACTGAATGTGACTTTGTATTAGTTATGTGACCATCTCTTTAGTGTGTGATGATATATTACTCATTCTTTGTTGcattggaaaaacaaacacaaataatggCACCGTTCATAACTTTTATTCTATTGATAGTCGTCTTACGTCTGTATATCAGATCAACAGATTACATATTTTTCAATCATACCGATACATCTGGATCCATCAGGACTGGTGTGATAGCCATGGCTACATATTAACTTCCTCTGGCATGTGTACGATCCCACTGTGTTGATGCAGTTAAATCCCAGGCTACAAGGCTGGGTCAAAGCACCACACTCATCAATGTCtgttacacacagagagagagagagacacatcaagatgaagaaagacaaaggaagaaggaagacCCAAAGGCACAAATGCAGGGCATAAAAGACCAGAGGGCAGCTCTTTAGCCACACTGTGaaatcaaagcaaacacacatcacacagttGCATTCCCTTGGATAACTTTGTTGTATGTGTGCGTCTGACATTTTCTCAATTTTTTCATTTCTTAGAGCATTTCTTTTACACTTCTTTTACAGGGGCGTCGGCTGCCTCGACATGCCCCAGTTCCTGCCCCTGGGGGCTAATTCCATAACATCAGCTTGTactggaggaggacagaggattGGCTTTTATCCACCCCTCTGCAGCCCCTAACAGCAACCTCTCTGATCTCCTGTCTGTGTGGCATTTAACCCCTCTGTCACTGCAGCCGTGCTGATTCATCTGTGTGGCGTACAACCGTGCATGTACATAGACTATGATTCACTTGCGGGGAAACTTTGTGCTTGGAAACAAGATTGggaatctttaaaaacaaaaacaatactgacttttatataaaacaagGCTGTAAaccctgtgtttttgtgtttaaccCTCATACAGTGACACATATTTATACTGAATGACAAGTTTACTACCTCAAACAAAACTTTATCAGTTCATTTCCACTAATagacagaaacaaatatttgtgtaatgaaatgaaaacctcAATTTTGCCATCAAGCTCTTACACGATACGAGAACCAATCTCACTGTAATTATATCATCATCTCAGTAAGATCTATTACCTATACAGTTGCCCTGTGCATCCTGGCTGTAGCCCACAGGACATCGAGGTTTAGGGTTGCACCTGAATGAGCCGTTGGTATTCACACACTCGAAGCCGACTCCACAGTTATGGGTCTGCTGCACACACTCATTGATATCTGAAGAAGATGAATACATGAGCTAATGAGTACTGAAGAAATGATTAATTGCAAATAAAGTACAAATCAAACATTATTAGTTTCAGTCTGATAATCCACTACGTGTGTCAACAGTGCGCGCAACTAGATTTACATGTAGTGCCACATATTACCACTGGATGGCACTGTGGTTAAATGGCAGACTGTACAGGAACTCACACTTAATGCAGTTCATCTATCAGGCTTTCTCAGTTAATACCGTACTCAATAGGTTAAAGAAGAGTTAAAGAATTGGATTCCAACTTGGGAATCTTATCTAAAGTGATCACTCATTACAACCAGAAGGGTCTGCATTATTTCAACAGGATGAATGCATGTAATGAGTCAAACCATCAATAGTCTCGtgcagtgtgtgaatgaacaTTGCAGCATATTTCCCCCAGAGTCCTCTAACACCTGTCTACTAAGGGATTTACCTACTGCCAATCAGCCTTTTCACATCTGTTGTCATAGTATGAACTAAAGCTGGAGGGAATCTCAAATGAGCACGAAATGCATCGCATGCGCACGCGCgcgtgtgcgtatgtgtgcatAATGCATgagtgttttgtctcttcaagAAAGCTTGCAGGATTTCAGCACTGTAATTGCTGTATAGAGGCCTAAACTAGCTCTGGCAGGCAGCCCTGCTGATATAGGGTAGGTCTCTAAACAGCAGATAGTGATTGAGCATCTTGCTCCTGACACAAGCCTGGCAGAGCAGGCAAGGGCTGATTCAGCCTGACAccgacagacacacagagagaaaggccAGGAAGCAGGATAAATGTGTGAGGGATTGGCAGTGACCTCCCACTGAATGCAACGGACTAAAAGAACTTGCAAAGGTCAAAGAGTCCACTTGCTGTATGTGAGAATTTAAACCCCTTGGCCCCTGTTTTCACTCACTTTATTTACATGCTTGGTCACCACATGCATTAGCAGGACATGCAATATACTATGGGTGTGCAAgaccacctttcctaaacagAAAACctttatgaatttatttatgttgcccTTGGGATGAACTGGACCTGCagaactaatgacattcccaacAGGCTCAGTTGTACTTTGTATTTACTAATTAGCAAACCTCAGCATGCTAACTAAAGACATTATACCTGCAGGTTGGCATTGTGATTGGGAGCATGCTGCCATGTTAGCATTTATCTTAAAGCACTGATTTGTCTAAGTAGAGCCTCACAGGGATGCTATCATTGTGTTTTTCGTATGAGAATAAAATCTGGATGTATAGAGCAGGATGTCAAGTTGCCTTAGTACCATAGCTAATATGTGTATAATATCTAGCTATTTTGGTTTGAGTGAGCCatggcaaagaaaagaaagggtgtgatttttttgtatgtgttaaAGTACGGgtgtgaaatattaaagattGCTGAAAACAGAAAGGAAGAATACTGATGATTGATTACACAATCTCAGTTGGTCTTAACTGAGTCAGAGAAGGGAGAGTTATAATTCAGTCCCTCCCTGTGTCTCTCTGAGAGCATGCCAAAAGAGTGTATATTATAGTCTCTCAGTACAGGTCATTAATAGGGAAACGGTAGCgttttttttactctaaatgTTTGCTAACAGCATGAAGTCACAGCTGTTACTTACCGTTAAACATACTTTCCTGCTAAATGCTCATGTTGCCTGATTTAAGTTCACAAGTAGCTGCAAATTAGCTGTGTCTCTTTATGTGAGCCCACAGAAACCTATCCGCAGCATCAAACAGCACCTACAGCACATCTAAAACTCAACTTAGGGGTCCTTCTTCCCGAACACTCCGCTTTATGAGTGAGACCTCTGCACAGGCTCAATTTATGGTGCGTGGAAATAATGAGACACGTTGGGAGGTTTGCATCTCAAAGTTGGGCGCCACCCACAAAAGACAAGCCAGGCAGCTCATAATACTGAGAGTTAACACCAAGGGATGGAAATAGCTCTCTGCGGAAATTCTTCTTACTATTCACTCTTTTCTATGTGTTCACATGTGAAATTACCTGATCACTGGATGtgaaaaaaatctcatttttaATACGTACTCTCAAGGGTTGGAAAAGTAATTGTGTTTGCCTGAACAATGTGCTTTCCCTACATTGTGAGCATGTAGTAAAACAAATGCTCTCCTGCTGGTATTCACAACATACTGTGGGGTGGAAGTGAATGCTGTGATGCTGATAAGGTGTGGTGTACCTTCACAAATGTCGTTGTTGATCTGGTGACCCGGGGGACAGGTGATCAGTCTCTGACAGTCATAACTCCCTGCAGTATTCACGCAGCGCTCGTTAAACTGGCAGGCACGTGCGGACAAACACTCATTTACAtctggaatttaaaaaaaagaaagaatataagacaaatgtgtcagtgtgaagtAGAGAGAGGTTAAATAATGCTCTATAGAAGACTTTGGATGAATTGTTTCAGATAAAGCAGACAAGGAGATATAGAaagagaaatatagaaatacCAGAAGCAGATTAAGGAGACAGGTCAGACCCTTTCCTCTGGGGAGAGAGATTACAGGCAAGGCCACTGGGTATAACATCCACACAATGAGAAATTTCTCACAATACTGAGCTGCTCTCTGTGTCACTGCCACAGTTTGCTGCTGTCAAACAGGAGACACACGAGTGGTTACGGCTTAACTTAAAGATACTGTATATCCCCAGGGAGACAGCTTAGACATATAGAGCAGTAGCTGATAAGCCTCATGATAAAACACGCAGTCAACCGCCATTCTCAGTGGAAATATGGGGTATGTATGGCACGCAGTTGGCAAGATATATCGTGATAATGCATGGATAGTTGGTATGATACCTCTGGTAGACTCTTGGTTTAGGAACAAGATGAAAGCAACGTCTCCCGTtcatgtatttgtgtctgtgtgtttgtcagtgtgttgctGTATCTCCTCTGAAAACCTAGAGGCACTgattagagaaaaaaagacaaatcaatgGCAGATTGTCTTGCCAAGAAATTCTCCTCCACTGGAACCAAACTTCTCTGGCTGAAATAGAAACCTGAAATTGCGAGTCATTTTTCACTTGATTGCGCAAAATTTCTACAGCTAGACATGGCGtaatacaaaatgttttcattattattactaaattTCAGCTGGCTTACCCTCACAGGAGTGTCCATCAGCCATGAGGGAGAATCCTGGGTGACAGGAGCACTGTGGCCTTCCCCCCACTGAGGTGCAGTGTTGCGCACATGGGCCGTTTCCTGAAATGAATTCAGTATATTGAAGTCAAATGAAATATACTGTACCACAGCTCAACACAACAGTATTTAGGGTGAAACAGAGGAGAGCTTTGTCGCTCTGGGTGGGGGAGACAAGAGCGCTATTTACTGTATTGCCGTCTACTCATTTCCTTTTCCAGGTTGATCCCTAACCTGGTCATATTGTATTTCCTACTTTTGGCCCACAGTGTGGGAGACCTCCACCCTGGTGTCATGGAAACCAAACAcgagaaacaaaatgtgacctTGCACAGATTATAATGTGGAGCATGTGAGAATGAGCGGCTGTCGCCGAAAACAAACTAACCTTTGATACCAtctctgctgcttgtgtttgacATTTGCAGCACAATTGCGTTTCATGGAAAGGGTAAGTTTGAAATAACAACATGTCAGTCTATAGCACTCTGTGCTGGCTTCTCCTctaaacacattcaaatacaTGGAGATGCACATTGCAGTCACTGATTAAGTCGTAAGGATGAATGAAAGCGTTCGCTGCAGGCTGTTAGACCGGCAGCTCACTCTCCTCATTAAGCTGCATGTTTCTAACCTTCACAGGGGTTGAGTGGGACGGGGGCATGGGTGGGAGGCGGATGCGGTGAAGTGGGCTCCACTCCTGCTCTGTCACCCTCCATCAGTCTGTTCTCCACATCCACCGTCTCtgcagaaacatgaaaaaaaatctcatcacAGGACACTGTAATCAAGAATTCCACCTCTTCTTCTACCGCGGTCATAGTTAGAGGCTTAAAACCTCGTGCAAATCCTGCATTTTCGTCTAACAATATGAGGCTAGTGGCTACAGATGAAAGTTATAATAGCAGTGAAGGTgagacaggaaaacacattgcctgcagacaaacatttgGTTTTATTAGTGAGCCTCATCCCTCACTGTAATTTGCTGAGAGCTCTGGCATTAGTATCCTTGTTGAGACAGGCTTGTGTTGGTGAAATCCAGCGTTGATTAAAGTCTGGTACACTCTCAGAAATGTAAATCCGCATTActtgaaaacatttgtaaatCTGAGGAAACCTTCAGTTTGTGCAAAGAACGAGTTGCAGATAgtgaaaagcttttaaaaaacagcagagatgtCAGTCCAGGAAAAGGATGTTACTGTGCGATTAAAATAACTATTATTAGGCAGTATCAGGACTTGCAGACAGGAAGGAAGTCAAAGGGACCAGGAAAATAATACACCGTGAATGTGTTGACAAATTGCAACAAATGGTGTCTTCCTGACAGGAATGGAGCCAGTAAATCATATTTCAAAGCGCAAAAGGCACAGAGAGTCGCCTTCCTGCTGCCAGTACATCACTGGAAATGTCTGCTATAGCACTGTGTAACAAAAAAGATTGGTGGTCTCAACTTTACCTTGCGCACAAGTGAAACCATCCTCTTGCATCACGTATCCAGGGAAGCACTCACACCGGAAGGAGCCTGGCGTGTTGATACATCGGTGGTGGCAGATGTTGCCCTCATATATCAGGCACTCATCCATGTCCTCCACCTCAACAGGACCCTCCACTGCATTTTCCCCATCCCGCTCCTCACCAATGGAGAAGGCCTCTTTAGGGTACAGGCTGTCAGATACTACAGCACATGGAGAGAATAGTTGCTTTTCtcactggtaaaaaaaaatataataatgcaagactaaaaaagtaaaacatactTTTATCACTTTCCTTGaaggaaaacacatttgaaatataATAAGTACAGAAAAGACCCAAAAGCCACAATGATAAGGAGGAttagttcatttttattgtaatgtttatttttgcagggATAAATACACAGCGTCAACCACTGCCTTATACCACATTAGTCAAATCCCAAATAAGTTTGCAACGCCCTTCCTTAGATAGGctcttaaaaatacacacacagcataacAAGATGTCAAGATGCACAAAATGCATCAATGCAAGTTACAAAGAAAGAAGTATTTGTCTGTATATCTTTTTCTttatgctttgtgtttgtgttaccaGAGGATGTATTG
Coding sequences:
- the LOC104940223 gene encoding fibulin-2 isoform X1, producing MNIQRATLFLCWMILSMDTCLSQKDCTGVDCPSVLPNCIESVLEKGACCPACIQRGCTCEGYQYYDCIQAGFQKGKVPEGESYFVDFGSTECSCPQGGGKISCHFIPCPEIPANCIDILQPADGCLQCGRIGCTHGNKKYEAGHSFQMDQCRVCHCPNEGGKLMCSPIPGCDLRSPNKPMWVTTTENNNPLRDVSSHHDSRPLNPVEGFSKLALRNTLPLYKQDPPSFGTEDYDYTLAGPTSSTIQDLAQPLESTTVPPAYPESSSTSLSSHDDRRPEPRETQKIPHPERSGEAEVIHNMDPTTMGTHSATSTSLTTTQRVTTENQKPQQETGERTIRHNNDRNRVVQDTLKDTTLTSRANKGTRHHHKHGHGSHTGSHAGPRSVGHKEQEKVSAERRQPLGKEDQSSYPTIQFSPTSRAPVRMREDGEQPQRQSQTLYNYQAQDVDGDMEVSAKELVKACCETGEKWASVNGHCNNMEPPTKDRHSICWTAQQQCCRGSLGESRCLSGINAAKAGNMCQENASDKCGIDYYKECCDCCSLGLQFRSEGHRCEAHQYLGFHCRHVFLTCCEGEDGRDDWHSVRERPALTPTAPPKRVSDSLYPKEAFSIGEERDGENAVEGPVEVEDMDECLIYEGNICHHRCINTPGSFRCECFPGYVMQEDGFTCAQETVDVENRLMEGDRAGVEPTSPHPPPTHAPVPLNPCEGNGPCAQHCTSVGGRPQCSCHPGFSLMADGHSCEDVNECLSARACQFNERCVNTAGSYDCQRLITCPPGHQINNDICEDINECVQQTHNCGVGFECVNTNGSFRCNPKPRCPVGYSQDAQGNCIDIDECGALTQPCSLGFNCINTVGSYTCQRKLICSHGYHTSPDGSRCIDVDECQSGLHRCGEGQLCHNLPGSYRCECQTGYQYDSFRRMCVDVNECWRYPGRLCAQTCENTPGSYECLCTSGFRLSGDGKNCEDVNECLASPCSQECANIYGSYQCYCRQGYYLREDGHTCEDIDECSQSIGHLCTYKCVNVPGSYQCACPEYGYTMSPNGRSCRDIDECATGAHNCSLAETCYNIQGGYRCLSLDCPPNYRKVSDTRCERISCPNYLECQNSPLRITYYYLSFQSNIVIPAQIFRIGPSPAYSGDNVIVSITQGNEENYFSTRKLNAYTGAVYLHRQVEGPKDFLINVEMKLWRQGTFTTFHAKIYVFITANSL